One genomic region from Mesorhizobium terrae encodes:
- a CDS encoding DMT family transporter, which yields MTVSHDHSKGLFIAALGGMALTVDIPLIRLADGQPWSILMLRSGTTLLAGLIVWAIWRSLTPKAPKLIPGRAGLAVATLYGIGSIAFITAVFNTTTANLVFILAFNTMFAALLSWLFLGERPRPATFAAMAAMIGGVGIIVGGSIGSGHLFGDVLAATSAFCIASAITISRHSGKDMGFPALIGVVLPFLVAVLMVWKTGYQVNAPWWIIFNGGFIIPISFFCLATAPKYIPGPEAAMFYLLETVLAPVWVWLVFNEVPSRDSMIGGTILIVALVSHSLWQLHQGRKRRATLAVRHPA from the coding sequence GTGACTGTTTCGCATGATCATTCGAAAGGTCTGTTCATCGCCGCCCTCGGCGGCATGGCGCTAACCGTCGATATTCCGCTGATCCGGCTGGCCGACGGCCAGCCCTGGAGCATCCTGATGCTACGCAGCGGCACCACCCTGCTGGCCGGGCTAATCGTCTGGGCGATCTGGCGCTCGCTGACGCCCAAGGCACCGAAACTGATCCCCGGCCGCGCCGGGCTGGCCGTCGCCACGCTTTACGGCATCGGCTCGATCGCCTTCATCACCGCGGTCTTCAACACCACGACGGCCAATCTCGTTTTCATCCTCGCCTTCAACACCATGTTCGCGGCACTGCTGTCATGGCTGTTCCTGGGCGAGCGGCCGCGCCCGGCCACCTTTGCGGCGATGGCGGCGATGATCGGCGGCGTCGGCATCATCGTCGGCGGCTCGATCGGCTCCGGCCATCTGTTCGGCGACGTCCTGGCCGCCACCTCGGCCTTCTGCATCGCTTCCGCCATCACCATTTCACGCCACAGCGGCAAGGACATGGGTTTCCCCGCGCTGATCGGCGTGGTGCTGCCCTTCCTCGTCGCCGTCCTCATGGTCTGGAAGACCGGCTATCAGGTGAACGCGCCGTGGTGGATCATCTTCAATGGCGGCTTCATCATCCCGATTTCGTTCTTCTGCCTGGCCACGGCACCGAAATACATTCCGGGCCCGGAGGCGGCGATGTTCTATCTCCTGGAGACCGTGCTGGCGCCGGTCTGGGTGTGGCTGGTGTTCAACGAGGTTCCGTCGCGCGACAGCATGATCGGCGGCACGATCCTAATCGTGGCGCTGGTCAGCCATTCACTGTGGCAATTGCATCAGGGCCGCAAGCGCCGCGCGACGCTTGCCGTGCGTCACCCCGCCTGA
- a CDS encoding AI-2E family transporter, which yields MKSPQTKTPQKEPRLFGAAAPNRAAVIAPLSAARWLLVLIVAAGVYFFYGFLVPVLAALVIAFASWPLYKRLLVAVNGNRTIAATIALLLILAFLVIPISMAGTYVINEVREWVTWAIGTNRYGAPTPQWIASLPVVGEWLNEQWTRNLGHPGGIGELIQLVSGATIRSIYNTVLVAGGSAFSLLLTLLFMLIALFFAYRDGEGFARQVDTLGERILPVRWERISRVVPATISSTVTGMTVIAIGEGVVLGIAYWLAGVPSPVTLGALTGVMALIPGGAPLAFTLVSIYLVGSGSIVAGAALFIWGSVELFIVDKTIRPKLVGGPIKLPFLPTFFGLIGGVKTMGFLGLFIGPVLMALLVAIWREWLYEVDVVDRQPPETADVEEAPTVVAEPVVLESAPRKVQAG from the coding sequence TTGAAATCACCGCAGACGAAAACGCCGCAGAAGGAACCGCGCCTGTTTGGTGCGGCGGCGCCCAACAGGGCGGCGGTCATTGCGCCGCTGTCGGCGGCACGCTGGCTCCTGGTGCTGATTGTCGCGGCCGGCGTGTATTTCTTCTACGGCTTCCTGGTTCCGGTGCTGGCGGCACTGGTCATCGCTTTCGCCAGCTGGCCGCTCTACAAGCGCCTGCTTGTCGCCGTTAACGGCAACCGCACGATCGCGGCCACCATCGCGCTGCTCCTGATCCTCGCTTTCCTCGTCATTCCGATCTCTATGGCCGGCACCTATGTCATCAACGAGGTGCGCGAATGGGTGACCTGGGCGATCGGCACCAATCGTTATGGCGCGCCGACGCCGCAATGGATCGCCAGCCTGCCGGTGGTCGGCGAGTGGCTGAACGAGCAATGGACCCGCAATCTTGGTCATCCGGGCGGCATCGGCGAACTGATCCAATTGGTCAGCGGCGCTACCATCCGCTCCATCTACAACACCGTTTTGGTTGCCGGCGGCAGCGCCTTCTCGCTGCTTTTGACACTGCTGTTCATGCTGATCGCGCTGTTCTTCGCCTATCGCGACGGCGAGGGATTTGCCCGGCAGGTCGATACGCTGGGCGAACGTATCCTTCCCGTCCGCTGGGAGCGCATCTCGCGCGTGGTTCCGGCCACCATTTCCTCGACCGTCACCGGCATGACCGTCATCGCCATCGGCGAGGGCGTCGTGCTTGGCATCGCCTACTGGCTGGCCGGCGTGCCTTCGCCGGTCACGCTGGGCGCGCTCACCGGCGTCATGGCGCTGATCCCCGGCGGCGCGCCGCTCGCCTTCACTCTGGTCTCGATCTATCTCGTCGGTTCGGGCTCGATCGTCGCAGGCGCCGCGCTGTTCATCTGGGGCTCGGTGGAACTGTTCATCGTCGACAAGACGATCCGGCCCAAGCTGGTCGGCGGTCCGATCAAGCTGCCATTCCTGCCGACCTTCTTCGGCCTGATTGGCGGCGTCAAGACGATGGGCTTTCTCGGCCTGTTCATCGGCCCGGTGCTGATGGCGCTGCTGGTCGCGATCTGGCGCGAATGGCTCTACGAAGTGGATGTGGTGGACCGCCAGCCGCCCGAAACGGCTGACGTGGAGGAAGCACCAACGGTGGTTGCCGAGCCGGTCGTCCTGGAATCGGCGCCGCGCAAGGTTCAGGCGGGGTGA
- a CDS encoding winged helix-turn-helix transcriptional regulator produces the protein MCPSNDQEADRIANGDAPYTKLIEAMRPLAGKWKIEILWILAQRSHRFGELRRSLPGITQHMLTLRLREMEADGLIRRTVYPESVLRVEYEVSEGAHGLKPAFKALVEWSEQYGPLSRQRAADEIVRALPNIAA, from the coding sequence ATGTGCCCGTCCAACGATCAGGAAGCGGACCGGATCGCGAATGGCGACGCCCCTTATACGAAGCTTATCGAGGCGATGCGCCCCCTTGCCGGCAAGTGGAAGATCGAAATCCTCTGGATTCTTGCCCAGCGCAGCCACCGTTTCGGCGAGCTCAGGCGCAGCCTGCCCGGCATCACCCAGCATATGTTGACACTGCGGTTGCGCGAGATGGAGGCCGACGGACTGATCCGCCGCACGGTCTATCCCGAAAGCGTGCTGCGGGTGGAATACGAGGTCAGCGAAGGCGCGCATGGGCTGAAGCCAGCCTTCAAGGCGCTGGTGGAATGGTCGGAACAATATGGTCCGCTGTCCAGGCAGCGCGCCGCCGACGAGATCGTGCGCGCGCTGCCCAATATCGCCGCCTGA
- a CDS encoding TetR/AcrR family transcriptional regulator yields the protein MKTAFGNIEMMLEAEADEGRALSRAERRELQVQRILEAAKTCFAREGFQGASMQQICAEASMSPGALYRYFVSKEAIIEEICAAAQRDDEIKFAVMFDNPDVVEGMVFGAMAHIRFVHETGACALIAQFHAEATRNEAVRATYCNHMTQVRTLFLDYLGAASERGEIAPLLELETLVPALMAVIQGIASNDLPSNGIALDKLETIVRTVLVAMLRPTGRTARPAETSSTAAG from the coding sequence ATGAAAACAGCCTTTGGCAATATCGAGATGATGCTGGAAGCGGAGGCCGACGAGGGCAGGGCGCTGTCGCGTGCCGAGCGCCGCGAGCTTCAGGTGCAGCGCATTCTGGAAGCCGCCAAGACCTGTTTCGCCCGTGAGGGCTTCCAGGGCGCGTCGATGCAACAGATTTGCGCCGAGGCCAGCATGAGCCCCGGCGCGCTCTATCGCTATTTCGTCTCCAAGGAGGCGATCATCGAGGAGATCTGCGCCGCCGCGCAGCGCGACGACGAGATCAAGTTCGCTGTTATGTTCGACAATCCCGACGTCGTCGAGGGCATGGTGTTCGGCGCCATGGCCCATATCCGTTTCGTGCACGAGACCGGCGCCTGCGCGCTGATCGCGCAGTTCCATGCCGAGGCGACCCGCAACGAAGCCGTGCGGGCCACCTACTGCAACCACATGACGCAGGTGCGCACGCTCTTCCTCGATTATCTCGGCGCCGCCAGCGAGCGCGGCGAAATAGCCCCGCTGCTCGAACTGGAAACGCTGGTGCCGGCGCTGATGGCCGTCATCCAGGGCATCGCCAGCAACGACCTGCCGTCGAACGGCATCGCGCTCGACAAGCTGGAGACGATCGTGCGCACGGTATTGGTCGCCATGCTGCGGCCTACGGGCCGCACGGCGAGGCCGGCTGAAACGTCCTCCACGGCCGCTGGCTGA
- a CDS encoding arginyltransferase gives MTQHPTQSPQFFLTAPSPCPYLEGQFERKVFTHLVGDKASDMNDLLTQGGFRRSQNIAYRPACESCRACVSVRILAQEFEPSRNMRRVEQHNADLIGTMHDAEPSTEQYSLFRAYLDARHRKGGMSDMTVLDYAMMVEDTHVDTKIIEYRRRGPDTFITGKGQGALVAVALTDKMADGLSMVYSYFDPEMDERSLGTFMILDHIQRAKTMGLPHVYLGYWVNGSRKMNYKMRFTPQEHLGPKGWERFGG, from the coding sequence CCAGTCTCCGCAGTTCTTCCTGACCGCGCCTTCGCCATGCCCCTATCTCGAGGGTCAGTTCGAGCGAAAGGTCTTCACCCACCTCGTTGGCGACAAGGCCTCGGACATGAACGACCTGCTCACCCAGGGCGGTTTCAGGCGTTCGCAGAACATCGCCTATCGCCCGGCTTGCGAGAGCTGCCGCGCCTGCGTGTCGGTCCGCATCCTGGCGCAGGAATTCGAGCCGAGCCGCAACATGCGGCGCGTCGAACAGCACAATGCGGACCTGATCGGCACCATGCACGATGCCGAGCCCTCGACGGAGCAGTATTCGCTGTTTCGCGCCTATCTCGACGCCCGCCACCGCAAGGGCGGCATGTCGGACATGACGGTGCTCGACTACGCCATGATGGTCGAGGACACCCATGTCGACACCAAGATCATCGAATACCGCCGGCGCGGGCCGGACACCTTCATCACCGGCAAGGGCCAGGGCGCGCTGGTTGCGGTGGCGCTGACCGACAAGATGGCCGACGGCCTGTCGATGGTCTATTCCTATTTCGACCCTGAGATGGACGAGCGCTCGCTGGGCACCTTCATGATCCTCGACCATATCCAGCGCGCCAAGACCATGGGCTTGCCCCATGTCTATCTCGGCTACTGGGTCAACGGCTCGCGCAAGATGAACTATAAGATGCGTTTCACGCCGCAAGAACATCTCGGCCCGAAGGGCTGGGAACGCTTCGGCGGCTGA